Proteins found in one Ptychodera flava strain L36383 chromosome 3, AS_Pfla_20210202, whole genome shotgun sequence genomic segment:
- the LOC139127531 gene encoding golgin subfamily A member 6-like protein 7 yields MKEEKKQMHEKLQQMEKKAEQVHDQVKQMQEKNKQYNDQVKQMREESKRCKDQVDQMTMDKKQLNDHVNKFKVERKQLDDEIEKLVEELNQSNDPVKQIEEANEQLDILVKQMKNTNEYLSDELKQSNQAEEQLNVEIKQMKDEIEQLRDQVKQTIQEKMQFKYQVVQVNEEKRHLKENLKQLQDQLKQMKEDKVQKEVQLHGQIKQIKEENEQLQDQIEQVKEDKVQEEVQLHSQIKHLKEQNEQLQDQLKQMKEDKEQKEVQLHGQIKQIKEENEQLQDQIEQVKEDKVQEKGQLHGQINYLKEQNEQLKDQLKQMKPVEVQFEEQTKKNEEQNEQFNDQVQTEKEKNVQLNGHIRQLTEENEQLHEQVKRIRKESEQTYNQVLKKNEQLNYEMNRENEVLKNKLKVLQQEKNSKTVLKEERGGHLRTANGERYTSGIWYEQ; encoded by the exons ATGAAGGAAGAAAAGAAGCAGATGCACGAAAAACTACAACAAATGGAAAAAAAGGCCGAGCAAGTTCACGACCAAGTTAAGCAAATGCAAGAAAAGAACAAGCAGTATAATGACCAAGTAAAGCAAATGCGAGAAGAGAGCAAGCGGTGTAAAGACCAAGTAGACCAAATGACAATGGACAAGAAGCAATTAAATGACCACGTAAACAAATTCAAAGTAGAAAGGAAACAGTTAGACGACGAAATAGAAAAACTCGTAGAAGAACTGAACCAGTCAAACGACCCAGTAAAACAAATAGAAGAGGCAAATGAGCAGTTGGACATCCTggtaaaacaaatgaaaaacacaAATGAATACCTTAGTGACGAATTAAAACAAAGCAATCAGGCAGAGGAGCAGTTAAACgtagaaataaaacaaatgaaagaCGAAATTGAGCAGTTACGTGACCAGGTAAAGCAAACGATACAGGAAAAAATGCAGTTCAAATACCAAGTGGTACAAGTAAATGAAGAAAAAAGGCACTTAAAAGAAAACCTTAAGCAA TTACAAGACCAattaaaacaaatgaaagaGGATAAAGTGCAGAAAGAGGTGCAATTACATGGCCAAATCAAACAAATCAAAGAGGAAAATGAGCAGTTACAAGACCAAATAGAACAAGTGAAAGAGGATAAAGTGCAGGAAGAGGTGCAATTACATAGCCAAATAAAACATCTGAAAGAGCAAAATGAGCAGTTACAAGACCAattaaaacaaatgaaagaGGATAAAGAGCAGAAAGAGGTGCAATTACATGGCCAAATCAAACAAATCAAAGAGGAAAATGAGCAGTTACAAGACCAAATAGAACAAGTGAAAGAGGATAAAGTGCAGGAAAAGGGGCAATTACATGGCCAAATAAATTATCTGAAAGAGCAAAATGAGCAGTTAAAAGACCAATTAAAGCAAATGAAACCGGTTGAAGTGCAGTTTGAAgagcaaacaaagaaaaatgaagAGCAAAATGAGCAGTTTAATGACCAAGTACAaacagagaaagagaaaaacgTGCAGTTAAACGGTCATATTAGACAGCTAACAGAGGAAAATGAGCAGCTGCACGAACAAGTAAAGCGAATAAGAAAAGAAAGTGAGCAGACGTACAACCAAGTATTAAAGAAAAATGAGCAGCTGAATTACGAAATGAATAGAGAAAATGAGGtgttaaaaaacaaattaaaagtaCTGCAGCAAGAAAAGAACAGCAAAACAGTACTCAAAGAAGAGCGAGGAGGTCATCTACGAACCGCAAATGGCGAGAGATACACCTCAGGAATTTGGTATGAACAATGA